A DNA window from Hordeum vulgare subsp. vulgare chromosome 1H, MorexV3_pseudomolecules_assembly, whole genome shotgun sequence contains the following coding sequences:
- the LOC123428419 gene encoding putative lactoylglutathione lyase isoform X1 has translation MARLLPPLPTAATAAAASASASASRFRIPAISVARRQALFGERVGLRVPARLATRGVSAGAEAGGSAARAGTVISPEEAVEWVKKDRRRLLHVVYRVGDLDKTIKFYTECLGMKLLRRRDIPEERYTNAFLGYGPEDSHFVVELTYNYGVESYDIGSGFGHFGIAVEDVEKTVELIKAKGGTVTREPGPVKGGKSVIAFIKDPDGYKFELIERGPTPEPLCQVMLRVGDLDRAISFYEKAFGMELLRRKDNPQYKYTIAMMGYGPEDKNAVLELTYNYGVKEYDKGNAYAQIAVGTDDVYKTAEVVRQNGGQITREPGPLPGISTKITACIDPDGWKSVSVGFFLELLAPPMNSCKSL, from the exons ATGGCTCGCCTCCTCCCCCCCCTTCCAactgccgccaccgccgccgccgcctccgcctccgcctccgcctcccgcTTCCGCATACCTGCCATCTCCG TCGCGCGGCGTCAGGCGCTCTTCGGCGAAAGAGTAGGGTTGAGGGTGCCCGCGAGACTGGCAACGAGGGGAGTGAGCGCCGGCGCGGAGGCGGGCGGGTCCGCAGCTCGAGCGGGCACGGTGATCAGCCCTGAGGAGGCCGTGGAGTGGGTCAAGAAGGACCGGAGGCGCCTGCTCCACGTCGTCTACCGCGTCGGCGATCTTGACAAGACTATCAA GTTTTATACGGAGTGCTTAGGGATGAAGCTGCTGCGGAGAAGGGACATCCCGGAGGAGAGGTACACCAACGCCTTTCTTGGGTACGGACCAGAGGACTCGCATTTTGTTGTGGAGCTCACTTACA ACTATGGTGTCGAAAGTTATGATATTGGGTCTGGTTTTGGTCATTTTGGAATTGCTGTTGAGGAT GTCGAAAAAACAGTGGAACTTATTAAAGCCAAGGGAGGAACAGTAACAAGGGAACCAGGTCCGGTAAAAGGTGGAAAGTCAGTCATTGCCTTCATTAAAGATCCTGATGGTTACAAATTTGAGCTTATAGAAAGAGGTCCCACACCTGAGCCTTTGTGCCAAGTAATGCTTCGAGTGGGAGATCTTGATCGTGCTATAAGTTTCTATGAGAAG GCATTTGGTATGGAACTTCTTCGCAGGAAAGACAATCCTCAATACAAG TATACCATTGCTATGATGGGATATGGCCCTGAAGACAAAAATGCTGTACTAGAGTTGACATACAATTATGGTGTCAAGGAATATGATAAAGGAAATGCTTATGCACAG ATTGCTGTTGGTACTGATGATGTCTACAAGACCGCGGAAGTTGTTAGACAAAATGGGGGACAAATAACTCGTGAACCTGGTCCATTACCTGGCATTAGTACCAAGATAACTGCCTGCATAGATCCAGATGGCTGGAAATCA GTTTCAGTGGGCTTTTTCCTCGAGTTGCTAGCACCCCCTATGAACTCTTGTAAAAGCCTCTAA
- the LOC123428419 gene encoding putative lactoylglutathione lyase isoform X2, whose amino-acid sequence MARLLPPLPTAATAAAASASASASRFRIPAISVARRQALFGERVGLRVPARLATRGVSAGAEAGGSAARAGTVISPEEAVEWVKKDRRRLLHVVYRVGDLDKTIKFYTECLGMKLLRRRDIPEERYTNAFLGYGPEDSHFVVELTYNYGVESYDIGSGFGHFGIAVEDVEKTVELIKAKGGTVTREPGPVKGGKSVIAFIKDPDGYKFELIERGPTPEPLCQVMLRVGDLDRAISFYEKAFGMELLRRKDNPQYKYTIAMMGYGPEDKNAVLELTYNYGVKEYDKGNAYAQIAVGTDDVYKTAEVVRQNGGQITREPGPLPGISTKITACIDPDGWKSVFVDNLDFLKELEE is encoded by the exons ATGGCTCGCCTCCTCCCCCCCCTTCCAactgccgccaccgccgccgccgcctccgcctccgcctccgcctcccgcTTCCGCATACCTGCCATCTCCG TCGCGCGGCGTCAGGCGCTCTTCGGCGAAAGAGTAGGGTTGAGGGTGCCCGCGAGACTGGCAACGAGGGGAGTGAGCGCCGGCGCGGAGGCGGGCGGGTCCGCAGCTCGAGCGGGCACGGTGATCAGCCCTGAGGAGGCCGTGGAGTGGGTCAAGAAGGACCGGAGGCGCCTGCTCCACGTCGTCTACCGCGTCGGCGATCTTGACAAGACTATCAA GTTTTATACGGAGTGCTTAGGGATGAAGCTGCTGCGGAGAAGGGACATCCCGGAGGAGAGGTACACCAACGCCTTTCTTGGGTACGGACCAGAGGACTCGCATTTTGTTGTGGAGCTCACTTACA ACTATGGTGTCGAAAGTTATGATATTGGGTCTGGTTTTGGTCATTTTGGAATTGCTGTTGAGGAT GTCGAAAAAACAGTGGAACTTATTAAAGCCAAGGGAGGAACAGTAACAAGGGAACCAGGTCCGGTAAAAGGTGGAAAGTCAGTCATTGCCTTCATTAAAGATCCTGATGGTTACAAATTTGAGCTTATAGAAAGAGGTCCCACACCTGAGCCTTTGTGCCAAGTAATGCTTCGAGTGGGAGATCTTGATCGTGCTATAAGTTTCTATGAGAAG GCATTTGGTATGGAACTTCTTCGCAGGAAAGACAATCCTCAATACAAG TATACCATTGCTATGATGGGATATGGCCCTGAAGACAAAAATGCTGTACTAGAGTTGACATACAATTATGGTGTCAAGGAATATGATAAAGGAAATGCTTATGCACAG ATTGCTGTTGGTACTGATGATGTCTACAAGACCGCGGAAGTTGTTAGACAAAATGGGGGACAAATAACTCGTGAACCTGGTCCATTACCTGGCATTAGTACCAAGATAACTGCCTGCATAGATCCAGATGGCTGGAAATCA GTATTTGTTGACAATTTAGATTTTCTTAAGGAATTGGAAGAATGA